A stretch of DNA from Clostridia bacterium:
TGGTTGGACGTGTTAAGACCTATGAATCCATTGTCAAAGGCTATAATATCCCGAAACCGGGTATCCCCGAGTCCTTTAAGGTATTGATTAAAGAACTCCAGAGCTTGTGTCTGGATGTGAAGGTTTTGGATGAGGAACACAATGAAATCGATTTGCGTGACTATGACGAAACCGACGCACCGGTAGCAACCCCCGAAATCTTAGAACAGCTCAAGCGCGAAGCGGAAGAAAATGAAAGCAGAAACGAAGCCAATGCTGCAGAGGCAGAAGAGGAAGAGATTTTGTTTGATGAAAAATCCGTTTTCGAAGATGATCTGACAGTCATTGAAGATTTGGAGGACTTATAATCATCCGTTCCCGCAAATGAGGAACAGTACTGAGATTTTTGAAAGCTCTGATTCAGAGCTTGTCTATAGAAAGGACAGGTAAATTTATGGAATTCAATGTATTTGATGCGATACAAATTGGCCTTGCATCTCCCGAAAGTATCAGATCCTGGTCAAAGGGTGAAGTTAAAAAGCCCGAAACTATCAACTACAGAACTTTAAAGCCTGAAAAAGAAGGTCTTTTCTGCGAAGTCATTTTCGGACCTATGAAGGACTGGGAATGTCATTGCGGTAAATATAAGAGAATCCGTTATAAGGGCATTGTGTGCGACCGATGCGGTGTTGAAGTAACCAAAGCAAAGGTAAGAAGAGAAAGAATGGGTCATATCGAGCTTGCCGCTCCGGTATCTCATATCTGGTACTTCCGCGGTATCCCCAGCCGTATGGGTTTAATTCTTGAAATGTCCCCGAAGGATCTGGAAAAGGTTCTCTACTTTGCAGCTTATGTAGTTGTAGACCCGGGTAAAACCCCCTTATTCAAAAAACAGATTTTAAGCGACAGAGAATATAAAGAAGCTTACGAAAAATACGGTTCTCGTTTCAAGGCAGGTATGGGCGCTGAAGCCATTAAAGAGCTGCTTGCTGAAATTGACTTAGAAGCTTTGTCCGCAGAACTCAAGGAAGAGCTCGAGGGCAGCACCGGTCAGAAGCGAATCCGTATCATGAAGAGACTGGAAGTGGTAGAATCCTTCCGTCACTCCAACAACAAGCCCGAATGGATGATTATGGATGTTATCCCGGTTATTCCGCCGGATATCCGTCCTATGGTTCAATTAGACGGTGGCAGATTTGCGACTTCTGACTTAAACGATTTGTACAGACGTGTTATTAACAGAAACAACCGTTTGAAAAAGCTGTTAGAGCTTGGCGCGCCCAGCATTATCGTTCGCAACGAAAAGAGAATGCTTCAGGAAGCAGTTGACGCGCTTATCGATAACGGCCGCCGAGGCCGTCCGGTAACAGGCCCCGGCAACAGACCCCTTAAATCCCTTTCCGACATGCTTAAAGGTAAGCAGGGTCGATTCAGACAGAACTTGTTGGGTAAGCGTGTTGACTATTCCGGCCGTTCGGTTATCGTAGTTGGTCCCGAACTCAAAATTTATCAGTGCGGTTTGCCGAAAGAAATGGCAATCGAACTGTTCAAGCCCTTTGTAATGAAGCGTTTGGTAAGCCAGGGCTTGGCTGTAAATATCAAAAACGCAAAGAGAATGGTAGAACGTGTTCGTCCCGAAGTCTGGGAAGTGCTGGAGGATGTTATTAAAGAGCATCCTGTGCTTTTGAACCGTGCACCTACTCTGCACAGACTGGGTATCCAGGCATTTGAACCCGTGTTGGTTGAAGGCCGTGCACTTAAACTCCATCCGTTGGTATGTACCGCTTACAACGCGGACTTTGACGGTGACCAGATGGCTATTCACGTTCCGCTGTCTGCAGAAGCACAGGCAGAAGCAAGATTCTTAATGCTTTCTGCAAACAACTTACTTAAGCCTCAGGACGGTAAGCCGGTAACCGTACCGACGCAGGACATGATCCTCGGTGCGTACTACTTAACCATCCAGAAGCCGAAGGAAGTAAAAATTACCGAACCCGGCGACACCGGTTATGCAATCGGCGATGTGGTTCGTTATATTACAGAAGAAGGGGATAAACTCCCGTTAGAACGCTTGAACGCACAGCTTGTTGCAGAAGGCAAAAAGCCTGCTGAATTCACCGAAGATAAATGCTTTGGCGGTGAACCGGCAGAAGGCAGAGCATTCTCCTCTGTGGACGAAGCAATTTTGGCTTACGAAGCAGGTGCAGTCGGTTTGCACGCACCCATCAGGGTTCGTATGTCCAAGGAAGTGGAAGGCTATACTGTAACCGGCTTGGTTAAAGCATCTGTGGGCCGTATTATCTACAACCAGAATGTTCCGCAGGATTTAGGCTTTGTGGACAGAACCGTAGATATCGAAGAACTTAAAAAAGCTGAAGCAGCTTATGATAAAGCAACCGGTGCCAAGAAGGAAACCTTAAAGAAAACTGTGGATGAAATGAAGCAGAAGATTTTAGGTCTTGAAATTGACTTCCTCACCGGCAAGAAACAGCTTGGTAAGATTGTAAACAAGTGCATCAAGGCACACGGCATGGCTGAAACTGCCGATGTACTGGACAAAATCAAGGCAATCGGTTACAAATACTCCACCAAGGGTGCCATCACCATTTCGGTATCCGACATCGTGGTGGTTGGTGAAAAAGAAGAAATCATTCAGAAAACCGAAAAAGAAATCGAAACCATTACAAAGCAGTTCCGTCGCGGTTACTACGACGATACAGAACGCCATAACATGATTGTTGAAGAATGGATGAAAGCCAACGATGAAATCGGTCAGGCAATCATGAAGAGCTTGGATAAATATAACCCGATCTTCATGATGGCAGACTCCGGTGCCCGTGGTAGTATCAACCAGATCCGTCAGCTTTCCGGTATGCGTGGTATCATGGGTAAAACCGACGGTGGTGCCATGGAAGTGCCGATTAAGGCAAACTTCCGTGAAGGTCTTACCGTGCTTGAATTCTTCACCTCTTCGCACGGTACCCGTAAAGGTTTGGCGGATACGGCGCTCCGTACCGCAGACTCCGGTTACCTGACCCGTCGTCTGGTTGACGTATCCCAGGACGTAATCATTCGTGAGGACGATTGCGGTTCTACAGAGTATGTAAACCTGTTCGACATCAATGACGGTAAGGAAATTATTGAAGAGTTAGAAGAACGCTTGAACGGCAGAACCATGTTTGAAGACGTGGTACATCCCGAAACCGGCGAAGTGATTATCGCTGCAAACGAAATTGCAGACGATGAAACAGCTAAGAAGATTGTAAAGAGTGGCATCAAAAAGGTTAAGGCACGTTCTGTTTTAACCTGCCGTGCAAAGGTTGGCGTTTGTGCAAAATGTTACGGTGCAAACCTGACAACCGGTAAGCTTGTAAACATTGGTGAAGCAGTTGGTATCATCGCGGCACAGTCCATCGGTGAACCGGGTACACAGCTGACCATGCGTACATTCCATACCGGTGGTGCTGCAGGCGGTGACGATATCACACAGGGTCTGCCCCGTGTAACCGAACTGTTTGAAGCAAGAAAACCGAAGCCGAAGGGATTGGCGGTTATGACCGAAATCGGCGGTAAGGTAAGCATTGAAGACAATAACAAAACCCGTGACGTTATCATTGAAAATGAAGACGATCGCAAAGTATATACCATTCCGTACGGCTCCAGAATCAGAGTTTCGGACGGCGATGTGGTTGAAAAGGGTGACGGTTTGACCGACGGTTCCTTCAACCCCCACGAAATCCTTGAAATCAAGGGTGCAGGCGCTGTTCATGCATATCTGGTTCAGGAAGTACAACGTGTATACCGCATGACCGGTGTTGATATCAACGATAAACATATCGAAATCATCGCCCGTCAGATGCTCAAGAAAGTCACCATCGAAGATGCAGGGGATTCCGATTTCTTAGCAGGTTCTATGGTTGACCGCCTTGTGGTACTCCGTGCAAACGAAGCGTTAGAAGCAGAAGGTAAAAAGCCTGCAACCTTTACCCAGGAACTCCTCGGTATCACAAAGGCTTCCCTTGCAACAGACAGCTTCCTGTCTGCCGCATCCTTCCAGGAAACCACAAGAGTTCTGACAGATGCTGCCATCAAGGGCAAGATTGACCCGTTGGTAGGTCTTAAGGAAAACGTTATCATCGGTAAGCTCATTCCTGCAGGTACAGGTGTACCGCAGTACCACCATGTGGATGTGGCAACCATCAATGCTGCCGCTCCCGAAGAAGTGGAAGAGCTGACTTTAGATGAAAGTGCAGACGTAATCGGCGAAAGCATGGATGCTGTTGTGGAAGAAATTGCAGCAGAAGAAATCTTCACCGAGGCACCAACTGAAGAATAATTCAGAAAAATTTGAAAAAGCTATTGACATTTGTCCCGTTTGGTGATAGAATGTATGGGCTGAATTGTGAAATGAAACAGGAGCAGGTTGAAAAACCTGCCCCTGATTTCAGTTGTTTTCTAAGTTTTAACCTGTATATAAAGCGAAAGCTTCTATATAAATATTAAAGCATGGAGGTGAATGAATTGCCAACATTTAACCAATTGGTCAGAAAGGGCCGCGAAACTTCTGCAAAGAAGTCCACTGCACCTGCTCTTCAGAAGGGTTTTAACTCTATCAAAAAGAAGCAGACAGATCAAAGCGCTCCGCAGAAACGTGGTGTTTGCACCTACGTTAAGACCCAGACCCCGAAAAAGCCGAACTCCGCTTTGCGTAAGATTGCCAGAGTAAGACTTTCTAACGGTATGGAAGTTACTTCCTACATCCCCGGTATCGGTCACAACCTGCAGGAACATAGCGTAGTTTTGATTCGTGGAGGTAGAGTTAAGGACCTCCCTGGTGTACGTTACCACATCATCCGTGGTACTTTGGATACAGCAGGCGTGGCTAACCGTAACCAGTCCCGTTCCAAGTACGGCGCTAAGAAAGCAAAGAAAAAATAATTTTCATTAAGGCTTTCGAATTTATGTTGAAATTTTCATGTGCGTTTGGCATTTTATATAGATATGTAACTTGCCCAAACTTGCACAGCGGTAAAGCAATTTACCGAGTACCTGCGATTGATATCGCTACCATTATTTAAAGGAGGGAAGTAAAGTGCCAAGAAGAGGCTTTGTTGCAAAAAGAGAAGTGATGCCGGATCCTATGTACAATTCCGTAATCGTTACCCGTCTGATCAACAACATCATGTTGGATGGTAAGA
This window harbors:
- the rpoC gene encoding DNA-directed RNA polymerase subunit beta'; its protein translation is MEFNVFDAIQIGLASPESIRSWSKGEVKKPETINYRTLKPEKEGLFCEVIFGPMKDWECHCGKYKRIRYKGIVCDRCGVEVTKAKVRRERMGHIELAAPVSHIWYFRGIPSRMGLILEMSPKDLEKVLYFAAYVVVDPGKTPLFKKQILSDREYKEAYEKYGSRFKAGMGAEAIKELLAEIDLEALSAELKEELEGSTGQKRIRIMKRLEVVESFRHSNNKPEWMIMDVIPVIPPDIRPMVQLDGGRFATSDLNDLYRRVINRNNRLKKLLELGAPSIIVRNEKRMLQEAVDALIDNGRRGRPVTGPGNRPLKSLSDMLKGKQGRFRQNLLGKRVDYSGRSVIVVGPELKIYQCGLPKEMAIELFKPFVMKRLVSQGLAVNIKNAKRMVERVRPEVWEVLEDVIKEHPVLLNRAPTLHRLGIQAFEPVLVEGRALKLHPLVCTAYNADFDGDQMAIHVPLSAEAQAEARFLMLSANNLLKPQDGKPVTVPTQDMILGAYYLTIQKPKEVKITEPGDTGYAIGDVVRYITEEGDKLPLERLNAQLVAEGKKPAEFTEDKCFGGEPAEGRAFSSVDEAILAYEAGAVGLHAPIRVRMSKEVEGYTVTGLVKASVGRIIYNQNVPQDLGFVDRTVDIEELKKAEAAYDKATGAKKETLKKTVDEMKQKILGLEIDFLTGKKQLGKIVNKCIKAHGMAETADVLDKIKAIGYKYSTKGAITISVSDIVVVGEKEEIIQKTEKEIETITKQFRRGYYDDTERHNMIVEEWMKANDEIGQAIMKSLDKYNPIFMMADSGARGSINQIRQLSGMRGIMGKTDGGAMEVPIKANFREGLTVLEFFTSSHGTRKGLADTALRTADSGYLTRRLVDVSQDVIIREDDCGSTEYVNLFDINDGKEIIEELEERLNGRTMFEDVVHPETGEVIIAANEIADDETAKKIVKSGIKKVKARSVLTCRAKVGVCAKCYGANLTTGKLVNIGEAVGIIAAQSIGEPGTQLTMRTFHTGGAAGGDDITQGLPRVTELFEARKPKPKGLAVMTEIGGKVSIEDNNKTRDVIIENEDDRKVYTIPYGSRIRVSDGDVVEKGDGLTDGSFNPHEILEIKGAGAVHAYLVQEVQRVYRMTGVDINDKHIEIIARQMLKKVTIEDAGDSDFLAGSMVDRLVVLRANEALEAEGKKPATFTQELLGITKASLATDSFLSAASFQETTRVLTDAAIKGKIDPLVGLKENVIIGKLIPAGTGVPQYHHVDVATINAAAPEEVEELTLDESADVIGESMDAVVEEIAAEEIFTEAPTEE
- the rpsL gene encoding 30S ribosomal protein S12 — translated: MPTFNQLVRKGRETSAKKSTAPALQKGFNSIKKKQTDQSAPQKRGVCTYVKTQTPKKPNSALRKIARVRLSNGMEVTSYIPGIGHNLQEHSVVLIRGGRVKDLPGVRYHIIRGTLDTAGVANRNQSRSKYGAKKAKKK